The DNA segment ttttcaagttcattagctgttgttttagtgtgtttgtgggctaccatgatgccaagaggtctgagtagtctggcactcatttctgagatgtctttgatgtaggggagagtggctagggtttctggacacgtTTTGTCTGCTTGCTTGGGTTTGTTGAGAAATTGGCAGACAGTACCAGTTATTTTTCAATacgctgtataggtgattttcctctgtgctgcagtgtgtgggcgGCTCGTTAAAATAATGctctaatgcagcttcgtttgtgggtgttgggctGATTGCttgtgtagttcagtatttggtccgttTGCATGTTTTTCCTGTAGatactggtttgaagttccctattgactgtttgctctactgttacacctaggaatggcagtttgttgttgttctcctcctcttttgcgaattttatgccagtaaggatattattgatggtcttgaaggtatctgctaatttgtttcatttatcaTGACAAAAGGTATCATCCACATCCGcgtagtggacccaaagtttgagttggatggttggcagagcatTAGTGCCTCTGGACCATCAATAATATGCTAATATAATAATAATCcactaatttgtttcatttagtgatgacaaaggagTCACCCACATCCACAGCAGAGGCAGCAATGCAGAGACTCGACCAATCAACTCTGCCAgctatccaacccaaactttgggtctgctaagTGGATGGCACCTccgtcatcactaaatgaaacaaattagcagaaaccttcaagaccatcaataatgtcccttctggcataaaattcacaaaagaggaaaacaacaacaaactgcgaTTCCTAGATGTCATAGTAGGGCAAACAGtcaacagggaatttcaaaccagcgtctacaggaaaaccaCACAAAAGGATCAAATATTGAAGTACAGAAACAAGtgtcccaacacacacacaaacgcagctGCATTAGAACATGATTTCAACaaaccaccacacactgcagcactgagaaactacaaagagcagaggaaaatcacctatacagcgtATTTTTGAATAACGCATACTATCTGCCAATtactcagcaacaaacccaaacaagcagacaaaacatgcccagaaaccctagtcactctcccctacatcaaaaacatctcagaaatgagtgccagactactcagacctcttggcatcatggtagcccacaaacccaccaacacactaaaacagcagctaatgaacataAAAGACTCTCTACAAAgacaacaaacactacattggacaaacaggcagaaaactatccaccaggatacatgaacatcaactagccacaaaaagacgtgacccactctcactagtacccttacatacaaatgaggaaggacaccaaatcgactgggagaacacatccatcctaggacaagctaaacagagatacacatgagaattcccagaagcatagcattccaaccagaactctatcaacaaacacatcaaattggacccccatctaccaccctctaagaaaaagaacaggaaattacatcaccaggccaaggaaacctaaacacaaacagAAAGCAGGATGTAACACCAGTGATTCACCGgagctcactgataatgttatctagtatggtgacgaaaacacctaaaaacaaaccttccagcttaaGGAGCAAACTTACATGCAGAACCTTAACCGGagcttcaaatcttctcaaaactcgctataaATTAACCATGCACATAGTTCATCCAACTGCAGTGAAGTGAAACCAGCTGGCTCAGACTCAAATAAATAACAAACTGCCACAGAAGTGCAAGAGGAAGTATGAACCATTGATGCATGTCTGGGACCAGGAATCAGCACCCAATCCACCCCAGGCACATGTGCTGTGCCACTAACGGTTGTACACCCAACCATACTTGGTCACATCACACTTGCTGtttctgcatggatttctgattTCCATATGCCACTGTACTGTATCACACCACTCAGCACTCCAATCATTGATTTGACCCCCCCCACCCTACCACTGGCCACCCTGCTCCCTCATTTGTGATGAGCAGAAAACCATAACAGAATGGGGTAGCATAGATTTGGAAGTGATGCAATCAAATGCCGCGGGTGGGACAGTGTGAATATCCATGAACCCAGATGTACATTAAATTAGCTGAAAACATGCAAAATTGAATTCTTTTATTTATCCTATTCTTTGATGCAAGCTATTTCCAGCAGTCCCACGGTCAGTGACGTGAGACACTGTGACTGTATGGACACTGAGTGCATCCTTGAAGTTGCAATGGCAACAAATACATTCATCTAAAAAGTACCAAAGGTCCATCACTTAAAATAAAGGTGGTTTGGGGAGCACTTTACTTTAACAGTGACATTCTCATTGGCTCAAGGCCTCTGCAAATTGGACTAATACAGTACAACAGCTTGGGTCACTCACTGATTAAACTTCATTGATctgttgttttaaaaaaaaagtgtagtATAATTTTAGTAAGAAATTGAAATAGATTTTCTTAAACGAACAACTGTACCATGAATACAGGATATTAACTGTTCGCTGGCAATAGAGGTGGTCTCAGATTcattctcctttcccttttcagCTTCACTTCTAGGTAATGGTTCAGTCCTCACCGATTCGTGCTCCTTAGTGGATCTATAATAAATGTGATCTAATAGCTGTGGCTGAAGCACAGGACATGGCTCACCACTCTGCAAACAAACTGACTGCCCAGATTCATTTAGAGAAGTGTTTGTACATTTGTATGATACAGGACTTGAATCCATTACTACATTGATGACCTGCATCTCCCCGTCACAGACTGGGGTTTTGTTCTGAAGTCTCCCCTGTGAGACAATAAACGTCTGGGGTGCCCCATCAATTTTAGACCATTTATCTGCACCCACAAGCTGACTAGCACAAGATGCATCAGATTCAAGAGGGCTTGAGGGAGGGAACATTGTTTCTGAGTTTTCATCAACTGCCTGATTATTACTTTCAATAAGTTTTTCACTAGATTGAACAAAATGAGATGCAGTCTCCTGCATTTGCGAAATGTCCATCCTTTCATCAAGAGGTGCAACTGAAACTTCACAGAAACTAGTCAGGCAAGAATTCTTGTCTTGCTTCATTGTCTCTGATATACTGCTATTCTGATCTGATGCAAACTCCAAATTTTGGCTAGAATCTTTGTCTATGGGAGGGGACAGAGAAGACGTATCACATGCCATTTTATTCATACATTGGCCAGTCTTCTTCTGATTTGAAGTCTGCACCAAGTTTAGCCTCTCTTGCTTTTGACAGGTAGATTTTTTCCGCCTGTTTTGACTATTAAATATTCTATAACAGAAGCTAAAGAGAGAAGGTTTTCTGTATAGCAGACAGATTTTGTGACCTTTCAACTGACGCTTTGTCTTGCGAGGTAAACTGTTGAACACAGAATCTTTGTTCCCTTGGAAGTCTATTCTTTTATAACCATTTAATAGTTTTTGATTTATAATCTTGTCGTGAAGTCCACTGTTCTTCTTCCGTAGAGATTTGAGACAAGTAACATTTGAAGTTGCAGTTAGTTTTCTTGAGATTGCTTTACAATATAAAATGGTTGATTTACAGTCAGTGTCTGAGGCAACAGCACTGCTGTTCCGAACTTCACTGACTTCACGTCCCTTACACTCTCTTTCTGCTTGGGGTACCAAGGTTGGTGTACATGCTCCCTCAGTTGGGGTGTCATTGACTCTTGAGGTCAACAATGTAGTTTCTTTCCATGTTGCCTTCAAACATCTGGTGTTTTTCACAGATCTGCACTGTTGACAATCCAAAAGGGCCTTCCTTAGTGCAGACTTGGCCCGTTTTTTCCTGATTGACAGCCAGAGACGCTGCTTCTGTTGATAATAAAACTGTCTTTGGGAGCACAACGAGCCATCGAAATGTTTCCATTTGCTGTGATGGGATCTCAGTTGCTCTCTAAAGGTTGCCCTTAAGAATCTTTTACTGCATTTGCCATTGCTGAGCTCCTTCATAGTCTGACAGTTTTgctgtggaaaaaaaaatcaaaataaaaatGCTTAAAAACACATACATATTAAATTCTTAAATATTACATCAGTCTGAATATCTGGTTTTGAAACAGAaagtttttaaaatcataaaCCTCAGCTGGAATTCAGCCTAAACCAAAGAGTGAAGGCTtcatcttatttttaaattggCTTCTTGGATCTTATATAAGTACCTCACGTTAAGAACTGCAACCCAAATCTTAGTAACAAAGGCCCCATAAGCACATTTTGTTTAAGATAAACTTGATACATTAGCTATATAGTTCACAAAATCATTAATCTGGGTGACTGAAAACTTCATCTACTTTTCTGTGGTCTGTTTACTGAGCTCAGTCTAAGATTTCAAGAGTGAGATGAGAGAGTTAACCATTTCCCAATATCATTTATCCCAAATCCCATCCTCCCTACACTACCCATCAATTATGCCTAAATATTGTTCATCCCAGAGTACAGTGATACAATCTGTTTCAGTCAATCTTTAAAAGTGGCAGAAAATGGCCTGAGTCTTATAAACATTAATTTTTCTTCAATTTCTAATTGGATAGCTTTTCTTTCtgaaaccaacctgttcagagatgttattatacacttctggagcagatggAGCTTGTACCCAGCCTCCTAGCTCAGgcatagggacactaccactatgccACAAAATCTTTTATCTGTTCAAGGGGCTCACCACTTTAAATAAATGGAAGGGCTATTATAGGAAGAACTCTATGAAACCATTGCAGGAAGTGGGCTAACAATGGTTGATTACAGTTCTACAAAAATTTCATCAGAGGTAAACTCTGTTCAATGAACAAAAAAGGTTTGCATTTTTATACCATTTTTCATTTTCTCAATGTCTCAAAGTGTTTCACAGAATTTGCTGGGCAGTCACTGTTGACTGCAGTTAAAGAAATTAAACAAACAATTTGCACACAGTCAAGTTCCACAATCTGTTTTACCAGGGATAATTACTGGCTTAGGATCTTTAACGTCCACCTGAAAGGGCAAATGAAAGTACAGTTTAACACCTGGTTGGAATATGTGGACGCTTAGTAGTAGGATTTGAAGTCTGCCTTTCAAGTATCCAGTGTCAGTTCCAGCAACAGTCAGTAGTAACATAACGTTGTCTGCATTCTTGTCTGACTTGAGAAGTGCTATCATCTACTGTACCAGTTCATTTTCCTCTCACACATTTCCTAGGTAAGGTTACTACTATTGCCAAATTAGAGGCAGTTTTGTGTTAAAGGACTGCACTCATTAACAAATAGATAGCGAGTacaactttatttcaaaagggattCATATCTGGCAATCATTGATGACTTTCAAATTGTCATGTTGGATAGTTTTTCAACACACATTCCAGAGTCAGAAGATTAACAGTCCACAGACTTCATTATaacctttctccaatttcaaaaGCAGATATTGCACATATCATTTGTTTTTGTTAGTTACAGGAAGCGAATCAACCACCCCCTGACAAAAGAACAGCTACAGGAAGCTGCGCACCGCTGGCTTTTAGATATAATGATTGAGTGGACATCCTTCTGTGCAGTAGGTTCTTTGATAGGATGAAATCTGGTCTAACTCCCAAGAGCTAGGTGGCCAGATAGATATTGGATAAAAGAACTTTGCAAAAAGATATTACATAATGTGAATAACTGAGAAACTAGCTTCTAGAATTTCCTTTTTCATTAAACCAGAATTATTCTCAAATTCagatacagtcagttcttctataatgcaatggttgcactcttgtgcaaccctgcattattcaaagtttgagaagatttgtagctcgggtgctcgttgttgtggttctgttcgccaagctgggaatttgtgttgcagacatttcgtcccctgtctcggtgacattctcagtgcttgggagcctcccgtgaagcgcttctgtgatctttcctccggtatttatagtggtttgaatctgccgcctctggttgtcagttccagctgtccgttgcagtggccagtatactGGGTCCAAATCGATGCGCTTATTGATtgcatctgtggatgaatgccatgcctctaggaattccctggctgttctctgtttggcttgtcctataataatagtgttgtcccagtcgaattcatgttgcttatcatctgcgtgtgtggctacgaaggatagctggtcgtgtcgtttcgtggctagttggtgttcatggatgcggatcgttagctgtcttcctgtttgtcctatgtagtgttttgtatagtccttgcatgggattttgtacacatcccatgcaaggactgcacaaaacactacataggacaaacaggaagacagctaacgatccgcatccatgaacaccaactagccacgaaacgacacgaccagctatccttagtagccacacgcagatgataagcaacatgaattcgactgggacaacactattattatagga comes from the Chiloscyllium punctatum isolate Juve2018m chromosome 6, sChiPun1.3, whole genome shotgun sequence genome and includes:
- the LOC140478644 gene encoding uncharacterized protein, giving the protein MNGAPRGAGRGHVRARRGPTGRGAAGRWGTWRRPRGTAGGGGSSARSCTQQNCQTMKELSNGKCSKRFLRATFREQLRSHHSKWKHFDGSLCSQRQFYYQQKQRLWLSIRKKRAKSALRKALLDCQQCRSVKNTRCLKATWKETTLLTSRVNDTPTEGACTPTLVPQAERECKGREVSEVRNSSAVASDTDCKSTILYCKAISRKLTATSNVTCLKSLRKKNSGLHDKIINQKLLNGYKRIDFQGNKDSVFNSLPRKTKRQLKGHKICLLYRKPSLFSFCYRIFNSQNRRKKSTCQKQERLNLVQTSNQKKTGQCMNKMACDTSSLSPPIDKDSSQNLEFASDQNSSISETMKQDKNSCLTSFCEVSVAPLDERMDISQMQETASHFVQSSEKLIESNNQAVDENSETMFPPSSPLESDASCASQLVGADKWSKIDGAPQTFIVSQGRLQNKTPVCDGEMQVINVVMDSSPVSYKCTNTSLNESGQSVCLQSGEPCPVLQPQLLDHIYYRSTKEHESVRTEPLPRSEAEKGKENESETTSIASEQLISCIHAFLDEFLTKYGSLIPLTENDVLMNLEQIFHQNFHDRKTFIRMEIRRYQKAQVNKPEPSFQVVYNKHVLTLDDLATLYGENWLNDQVINMYGELIVDAVPDKVHFFNSFFYKQLQTKGYNGVKRWTKKVDLFSKALLLIPIHLEIHWSLLTVDLPNRKICLYDSQGIHFNSCVQNILKYLKTEAGERNRPAFLEGWKAFATTCIPQQKNDSDCGVFVLQYCKCLALGRPFQFSQKDMPEVRKLIYRELCECKLME